Proteins encoded in a region of the Pseudomonas sp. GOM7 genome:
- a CDS encoding restriction endonuclease subunit S: protein MSWPLVAIKEVAKVVTGKTPSTVDDQNFGGDIPFVTPAELGLETYVTSAPRTLSAKGASAIKLVPKNAVMVCCIGSLGKMAIAGTPVATNQQINSVIFDESRVDAKYGFYALQLLKPKMEAMAPSTTVAIVNKGNFEAMQIPLPPLPEQKRIAAILDKADAIRRKRQQAIQLADDFLRAVFLDMFGELVTSSGYASSQKYKLLELVDYIDYRGKTPEKSESGIPLITAKNVKSGYVDDEPREFIPEENYDAWMTRGFPRKNDVLFTTEAPLGNVALLGEYEKVAIGQRLVALRSKGKVTHEYLLFLLLHPFVQDLIFARSSGSTVKGIRTKELYAIELPVPDMQRQNAFSAIYWKSKSLTSNQESADRLGVLNFSALSYKAFSGQL, encoded by the coding sequence GTGAGCTGGCCTCTTGTTGCCATAAAAGAAGTGGCAAAGGTTGTTACCGGGAAGACGCCATCAACGGTGGATGATCAGAACTTTGGCGGTGATATTCCGTTTGTCACTCCTGCCGAGCTTGGACTGGAGACTTATGTGACGAGTGCACCAAGAACCTTGTCCGCTAAAGGCGCCTCGGCAATTAAGCTGGTACCAAAGAATGCTGTAATGGTTTGCTGTATAGGCTCGCTTGGGAAGATGGCGATTGCGGGTACGCCTGTTGCCACAAATCAACAGATCAACTCAGTGATCTTTGACGAAAGTAGAGTTGACGCAAAGTATGGCTTCTACGCTTTGCAGCTTTTAAAGCCGAAAATGGAGGCCATGGCTCCATCAACTACGGTAGCGATTGTTAATAAGGGCAATTTCGAGGCGATGCAAATCCCTCTCCCACCCCTGCCCGAACAAAAGCGCATCGCCGCCATCCTCGACAAGGCCGACGCCATCCGCCGCAAACGCCAGCAAGCCATCCAGCTCGCCGACGACTTCCTCCGCGCCGTGTTTCTGGACATGTTCGGTGAGCTTGTCACATCTTCTGGGTATGCAAGCTCGCAAAAGTACAAGCTGCTGGAGTTGGTTGATTACATTGACTACAGAGGTAAGACCCCTGAGAAGTCAGAGTCTGGGATTCCTTTGATAACGGCAAAAAACGTCAAGAGTGGTTATGTCGATGATGAACCGAGAGAGTTCATTCCCGAAGAAAACTATGACGCATGGATGACGAGAGGATTTCCCAGAAAGAACGATGTTCTTTTTACTACTGAAGCACCGCTCGGAAATGTTGCCTTGCTAGGTGAGTATGAGAAGGTTGCAATTGGTCAGCGTTTGGTAGCTCTGCGATCCAAAGGGAAGGTGACACATGAGTACCTTCTGTTCTTGTTGCTGCACCCGTTCGTTCAGGATTTAATTTTTGCTCGCTCTTCCGGTAGTACAGTAAAGGGAATTCGTACAAAAGAGCTTTATGCCATTGAACTCCCAGTGCCGGACATGCAAAGGCAAAATGCGTTTTCAGCTATCTATTGGAAAAGCAAATCGCTAACAAGCAATCAAGAGTCAGCGGATAGATTGGGTGTATTGAATTTCTCTGCTTTGTCTTATAAAGCTTTTTCCGGTCAGCTGTAG